In a genomic window of Streptomyces sp. SJL17-4:
- the dapC gene encoding succinyldiaminopimelate transaminase, producing MSAVSSRLPVFPWDKLEPYKKTALAHPDGIVDLSVGTPVDPVPALIQEALVAAADSPGYPTVWGTKELRDALTGWCERRLGAVGFAHENVLPVVGSKELVAWLPTQLGLGAGDVVAYPRLAYPTYEVGARLCGATPVVYDTETFAGDPAGTELDPAGLKLLWLNSPSNPTGKVIAKDELTRIVAWAREHGVLVFSDECYLELGWEADPVSVLHPDVCGGSYEGIVAVHSLSKRSNLAGYRAAFVAGDAAVLGELLQIRKHGGMMTAAPVQAATVAALGDDAHVAEQRERYAARRAALRAALEAHGFRIEHSEASLYLWATRDEPCWETVAYLAEKGVLVAPGDFYGEAGERFVRVAFTATDERVAAAVKRLG from the coding sequence GTGAGCGCAGTCTCTTCGCGCCTGCCCGTCTTCCCCTGGGACAAGCTGGAGCCGTACAAGAAGACGGCCCTGGCGCACCCGGACGGAATCGTGGACCTGTCCGTCGGCACGCCCGTCGACCCGGTCCCCGCGCTGATCCAGGAGGCCCTGGTCGCGGCGGCGGACTCGCCGGGCTATCCCACGGTCTGGGGTACGAAGGAGCTGCGGGACGCGCTGACCGGCTGGTGCGAGCGGCGGCTGGGCGCGGTGGGCTTCGCGCACGAGAACGTGCTGCCGGTGGTCGGCTCCAAGGAGCTGGTGGCCTGGCTGCCGACGCAGCTGGGTCTCGGCGCCGGTGACGTGGTGGCGTACCCGCGGCTCGCCTACCCGACGTACGAGGTCGGGGCGCGGCTCTGCGGCGCGACCCCCGTCGTCTACGACACGGAGACATTTGCGGGTGACCCCGCGGGCACCGAGCTGGACCCGGCCGGGCTCAAGCTGCTCTGGCTCAACTCGCCGTCGAACCCGACCGGCAAGGTCATCGCCAAGGACGAGCTGACCCGGATCGTGGCCTGGGCGCGCGAGCACGGCGTCCTCGTCTTCTCCGACGAGTGCTACCTGGAGCTGGGCTGGGAGGCCGACCCGGTCTCCGTGCTGCACCCGGACGTCTGCGGGGGCTCGTACGAGGGCATCGTCGCCGTCCACTCGCTGTCCAAGCGCTCCAACCTGGCCGGCTACCGCGCCGCGTTCGTCGCGGGTGACGCGGCCGTGCTCGGCGAGCTGCTCCAGATCCGCAAGCACGGCGGCATGATGACCGCGGCGCCGGTGCAGGCGGCGACGGTCGCGGCGCTCGGCGACGACGCGCACGTGGCCGAGCAGCGGGAGCGGTACGCGGCCCGCCGGGCGGCGCTGCGGGCGGCCCTGGAGGCGCACGGCTTCCGGATCGAGCACAGCGAGGCGAGCCTGTACCTGTGGGCGACCCGGGACGAGCCGTGCTGGGAGACCGTGGCGTATCTGGCGGAGAAGGGCGTTCTCGTGGCGCCGGGCGACTTCTACGGCGAGGCGGGGGAGCGGTTCGTGCGGGTCGCGTTCACGGCGACGGACGAGCGGGTCGCGGCGGCGGTCAAGCGGCTCGGCTGA
- the fdxA gene encoding ferredoxin: MTYVIAQPCVDVKDKACIEECPVDCIYEGKRSLYIHPDECVDCGACEPVCPVEAIFYEDDTPEEWKDYYKANVEFFDELGSPGGASKLGEIERDHPFIAALPPQNG; encoded by the coding sequence GTGACCTACGTCATCGCGCAGCCTTGTGTCGACGTGAAGGACAAGGCGTGCATCGAGGAGTGCCCCGTCGACTGCATCTACGAGGGCAAGCGGTCCTTGTACATCCACCCGGACGAATGCGTCGACTGCGGGGCCTGTGAGCCGGTCTGCCCGGTTGAGGCGATCTTCTACGAGGACGACACCCCGGAGGAGTGGAAGGACTACTACAAGGCGAACGTCGAGTTCTTCGACGAGCTCGGTTCGCCCGGTGGTGCCTCCAAGCTCGGCGAGATCGAGCGCGACCACCCCTTCATCGCCGCCCTGCCGCCGCAGAACGGCTGA
- a CDS encoding GNAT family N-acetyltransferase, translating into MEFTGGGRLEVRITSADVGKRVSVRYVTDSAAAGEKFTDAVGVLTSWDNSVLLITRKSGESVRIAESTLVAGKTVPAAPARRRGPSATFPELARATARAWRPVESEALGEWTLRAADGFTRRANSVLPLGDPGLPIADALTHVRAWYEARKLPAYIQTATGAEGTQELLCAALDRHGWRREVSAEVRIAALAPIGDLDADVSAVRLSRDVDESWLRRYQRFGEPGPAVRSVLTSGPSVWFASVAGTGGVPAAIGRCVVDGRWAGFMAVEVDPEQRRRGLATSVMTALARQALDEGASATWLQVEADNDGARALYDGMGFAPHHHYHHYRWAEA; encoded by the coding sequence GTGGAATTCACCGGCGGAGGGCGCCTTGAGGTCCGAATCACCAGCGCTGACGTGGGAAAACGTGTGTCCGTTCGGTACGTGACGGACTCAGCGGCAGCGGGTGAGAAGTTCACCGACGCGGTCGGCGTTCTCACATCATGGGACAACTCTGTGCTGCTGATCACACGAAAGAGCGGCGAGAGCGTCCGGATCGCGGAATCCACCCTGGTCGCCGGGAAGACCGTCCCGGCCGCCCCGGCCCGCCGCCGCGGCCCCTCCGCCACCTTCCCCGAGCTGGCCCGCGCCACCGCGCGCGCGTGGCGACCGGTCGAGAGCGAGGCGCTCGGCGAATGGACCCTGCGGGCCGCCGACGGCTTCACCCGGCGGGCCAACTCGGTGCTCCCCCTCGGTGATCCCGGGCTGCCGATCGCCGACGCCCTGACGCACGTACGCGCGTGGTACGAGGCGAGGAAGCTCCCCGCGTACATCCAGACCGCCACCGGCGCCGAGGGCACCCAGGAGCTGCTCTGCGCGGCCCTCGACCGGCACGGCTGGCGGCGCGAGGTCTCCGCCGAGGTGCGGATCGCGGCCCTGGCCCCAATCGGCGACCTGGACGCCGACGTCTCCGCCGTACGGCTCTCCCGCGACGTCGACGAGTCGTGGCTGCGCCGCTACCAGCGCTTCGGCGAACCGGGCCCGGCGGTACGGTCGGTGCTGACGTCCGGCCCGAGTGTGTGGTTCGCGTCCGTGGCGGGCACGGGAGGGGTACCGGCGGCGATCGGACGGTGCGTGGTCGACGGACGCTGGGCCGGCTTCATGGCCGTCGAGGTGGACCCGGAGCAGCGGCGCCGGGGTCTGGCGACGTCCGTCATGACGGCGCTCGCCCGACAAGCCCTCGACGAGGGCGCGTCGGCGACCTGGCTCCAGGTGGAGGCGGACAACGACGGCGCGCGGGCGCTGTACGACGGGATGGGCTTCGCGCCGCATCACCACTACCACCACTACCGATGGGCGGAGGCGTGA
- a CDS encoding transglutaminase-like domain-containing protein, translated as MTEDVPPPEDGPEDRPEDAPADGPEDGPEDGPPRQDGAAGEDACASPGPPDWRREFAEEARSERPDLARLCLLIGAVADPTVTRHVLNEAEIELDRLAGLLPYATRITGDWTTALAELLGSREGFVGVPADYQRLESSLLHEVLRRRRGLPILLSVVWMEVARRAGAPVYGLGLPGHFVVGFGDPADLNLADPFAGGRAMTGPDAELLVTSTTGEALDRSMLRPAEPGAIVLRVLNNIRAWAAPRPERSDVALWAVELSLLLPSHPARLRYERAELLVQRGDFLTGAAEMEAYAQVMDAVDPESATTIRRRAQAARARLN; from the coding sequence GTGACGGAGGACGTACCACCACCGGAGGACGGACCGGAGGACAGGCCGGAGGACGCACCGGCGGATGGGCCGGAGGACGGGCCGGAGGACGGACCACCGCGGCAGGACGGGGCAGCGGGTGAGGATGCCTGCGCGAGCCCCGGCCCGCCCGACTGGCGTCGGGAGTTCGCGGAGGAGGCGCGGTCGGAGCGGCCCGACCTCGCCCGGCTCTGCCTGCTGATCGGAGCGGTGGCCGACCCCACCGTCACCCGGCACGTCCTGAACGAGGCCGAGATCGAACTCGACCGCCTCGCCGGGCTCCTCCCGTACGCCACCCGGATCACCGGCGACTGGACCACCGCCCTCGCCGAGCTCCTCGGCAGCCGCGAGGGCTTCGTGGGCGTGCCCGCCGACTACCAGCGCCTGGAGTCCTCGCTCCTGCACGAGGTGCTCCGGCGCCGCCGAGGCCTGCCGATCCTGCTCTCCGTCGTCTGGATGGAGGTCGCACGCCGGGCCGGCGCCCCCGTGTACGGACTCGGGCTGCCCGGCCACTTCGTCGTGGGCTTCGGAGACCCCGCCGACCTGAACCTCGCCGACCCGTTCGCGGGCGGCCGCGCCATGACGGGCCCGGACGCCGAGCTCCTGGTGACGAGCACGACGGGCGAGGCCCTCGACCGCTCCATGCTCCGGCCCGCCGAGCCCGGGGCGATCGTGCTGCGGGTCCTCAACAACATCCGCGCCTGGGCGGCCCCGCGCCCGGAGCGCTCCGACGTGGCCCTGTGGGCGGTGGAACTCTCCCTGCTCCTCCCCTCCCACCCGGCGCGGCTCCGCTACGAGCGCGCCGAGCTGCTCGTCCAGCGCGGGGACTTCCTCACGGGGGCGGCGGAGATGGAGGCGTACGCGCAGGTCATGGACGCGGTGGACCCGGAGTCGGCGACGACGATCCGGCGCCGGGCGCAGGCGGCGCGGGCACGGCTCAACTAG
- a CDS encoding protein kinase, whose amino-acid sequence MGPFRTLAVLGQGGMGRVLLGTAANGQLVAIKQVHADLADDAGFRSRFRREVDASRRVSGAYTAPVVEADPEAVTPWLASLFLPGPSLSEALAGARASAAGAGAPGTAVAASGSPVASAPVGLPEEAVRRLAAGLAQALVDIHRAGLVHRDLKPSNVLLTDDGVRVIDFGIARAADQMTKLTHTGALIGSPAFMAPEQVRGEAPTPATDVFALGATLVVACTGNTPFSGTSVPALMHSIAHTEPVLDGVPPGLRGIVEACLAKDPGLRPSPQDVLGMIGPVAPLRQPWPEGVQRRIAEQAAEIDRLMGSAPTHAGPAVHAPVPAPARRSRRQRRWIAAAVTAGALTVTGAVFAATGWAADVYYWVAPEPVPTPGNVPLNQVADAYTGTIPTCAEAGAAIKRPPGFTPFPVKDGGPPITSEDGQRNQCTWSTRSGDEITFALSIYRSKNGGPTGAEQSKSHYEGMYMRGKTLRVSTLDYVEEALWYKPDGGYCVLYGRDVNAELFVMVKGTNYPVGTCEAVTEDLGKQTMAVLRAKAKTKTTTATATATTAEGAQ is encoded by the coding sequence GTGGGGCCGTTCCGTACGTTGGCGGTGCTCGGGCAGGGCGGGATGGGCCGGGTCCTGCTCGGGACGGCGGCGAACGGACAGCTCGTCGCGATCAAGCAGGTGCACGCCGATCTGGCCGACGACGCCGGGTTCCGGTCGCGGTTCCGGCGGGAGGTCGACGCCTCGCGCCGGGTGTCCGGCGCCTACACGGCACCGGTGGTCGAGGCCGATCCGGAGGCGGTGACGCCGTGGCTGGCGTCGCTGTTCCTGCCGGGGCCGTCGCTGAGCGAGGCCTTGGCGGGGGCGAGAGCGTCGGCAGCGGGAGCGGGAGCCCCGGGGACGGCGGTAGCGGCATCGGGGTCCCCTGTGGCGTCCGCACCGGTTGGGCTGCCAGAGGAGGCCGTACGTCGGCTCGCCGCAGGTCTCGCGCAGGCCCTCGTCGACATCCACCGGGCCGGGCTCGTCCACCGCGACCTCAAACCGTCGAACGTGCTGCTCACCGACGACGGCGTCCGCGTCATCGACTTCGGCATCGCGCGGGCCGCCGACCAGATGACCAAGCTGACCCACACGGGCGCTCTCATCGGCTCCCCCGCGTTCATGGCACCCGAGCAGGTCCGGGGAGAGGCGCCGACGCCCGCCACGGACGTGTTCGCGCTCGGCGCCACGCTGGTGGTGGCCTGCACGGGGAACACGCCGTTCAGCGGCACCTCGGTCCCCGCCCTCATGCACTCCATCGCCCACACCGAACCCGTCCTCGACGGCGTCCCGCCGGGCCTGCGGGGGATCGTCGAGGCCTGCCTGGCCAAGGACCCGGGCCTGCGGCCCTCGCCGCAGGACGTGCTCGGCATGATCGGCCCGGTGGCCCCGCTGCGGCAGCCGTGGCCGGAGGGCGTGCAGCGCCGGATCGCGGAGCAGGCGGCGGAGATCGACCGCCTCATGGGGTCGGCACCGACGCACGCGGGGCCGGCCGTGCATGCGCCCGTACCCGCGCCCGCACGGCGTTCGCGACGGCAGCGCAGGTGGATCGCCGCCGCCGTGACCGCCGGGGCGCTCACCGTCACCGGGGCGGTGTTCGCGGCGACGGGCTGGGCGGCGGACGTGTACTACTGGGTCGCGCCGGAGCCCGTACCGACGCCGGGGAACGTACCGCTGAACCAGGTGGCCGACGCGTACACGGGCACGATCCCGACCTGCGCGGAGGCCGGTGCGGCGATCAAGCGGCCTCCCGGCTTCACCCCGTTCCCGGTCAAGGACGGTGGGCCGCCGATCACCTCGGAGGACGGACAGCGGAACCAGTGCACCTGGAGCACCCGCTCCGGCGACGAGATCACGTTCGCTCTGAGCATCTACCGCTCGAAGAACGGCGGCCCCACCGGAGCCGAGCAGTCGAAGTCCCACTACGAGGGCATGTACATGCGGGGCAAGACCCTGCGCGTCTCCACGCTCGACTACGTGGAGGAGGCCCTCTGGTACAAGCCGGACGGCGGTTACTGCGTGCTGTACGGCCGGGACGTGAACGCCGAGCTGTTCGTCATGGTGAAGGGCACGAACTACCCCGTGGGGACTTGTGAGGCCGTGACCGAGGACCTCGGGAAGCAGACCATGGCGGTACTGAGGGCGAAGGCGAAGACCAAGACGACGACGGCGACGGCGACGGCGACGACGGCCGAGGGGGCCCAGTGA
- a CDS encoding serine/threonine-protein kinase, whose protein sequence is MRPLGPTDPRTAGPYGLLAELGRGGMGRVFLGAAPDGRLAAVKQVHARLAADEDFRARFRREVAASRRVSGACTAAVMDADTEAATPWLASVFVAGPSLGAAVERSGTLPVETVRRLAVQLATALDEIHRAGLIHRDLKPENVLLAEDGARVIDFGIARAAEAGAGAGAGHVTELTGTGLVVGSPAFMSPEQAEGKELTPASDVFSLGSVLTLASTGASPFAGPSTFQALYNVVHTEPDLTAVPAGLRPLVTWCLAKDPAARPTPAQLLASLGPAAPVARQWPPAVHAAIAEQRRDIDRLLVGGGGAGGSDDHKRTVVLPPGGGAAAPTAVATRLDAAPVRPRRAGRRGRTGRFVAAGVALAVLGAGAWWYFGDGGPGEGPPDLYVTMPVCSEVAAKLPVPGERRPDQDQYLDYSDNAETSCSWNDKDEPQSDGWNYHAHAMVRWELRRSAGASENGTRRQEAEFADDAEGERPEKGLDFADEAFWSAPSSAETTCSLYVRRGNLVVYVSLGGKRHQAETCEGEAKKISAAAVSAMPNAS, encoded by the coding sequence ATGCGCCCCCTCGGACCCACCGACCCGCGTACGGCCGGACCGTACGGGCTCCTCGCCGAACTCGGGCGCGGCGGCATGGGCCGCGTGTTCCTCGGCGCCGCACCGGACGGGCGGCTCGCCGCCGTGAAGCAGGTGCACGCGCGGCTCGCCGCCGACGAGGACTTCCGCGCCCGCTTCCGGCGCGAGGTCGCGGCCTCGCGGAGGGTGTCCGGCGCGTGCACGGCGGCCGTGATGGACGCCGACACCGAGGCGGCCACGCCCTGGCTCGCCTCGGTCTTCGTCGCCGGGCCGTCGCTCGGTGCGGCGGTCGAGCGGTCCGGGACGCTGCCCGTGGAGACGGTACGGCGGCTCGCCGTGCAGCTGGCGACGGCGCTGGACGAGATCCACCGGGCGGGGCTGATCCACCGCGATCTGAAGCCCGAGAACGTGCTGCTGGCGGAGGACGGAGCCCGGGTCATCGACTTCGGGATCGCGCGGGCGGCGGAGGCGGGAGCCGGGGCCGGGGCCGGGCACGTGACTGAGCTGACGGGGACGGGGCTGGTGGTCGGCTCGCCCGCGTTCATGTCGCCCGAGCAGGCCGAGGGGAAGGAACTCACCCCGGCGAGCGACGTGTTCTCGCTCGGCTCGGTCCTGACGCTCGCGTCGACCGGGGCGAGCCCGTTCGCCGGACCCTCGACCTTCCAGGCCCTGTACAACGTCGTCCACACGGAGCCGGACCTCACCGCCGTACCGGCCGGACTGCGCCCGCTCGTGACGTGGTGCCTGGCGAAGGACCCGGCGGCCCGCCCGACGCCCGCGCAGCTCCTGGCGTCGCTGGGACCGGCGGCGCCGGTGGCACGGCAGTGGCCACCGGCGGTGCACGCGGCGATCGCGGAACAGCGGCGGGACATCGACCGACTGCTGGTCGGCGGGGGTGGGGCCGGCGGCAGCGATGACCACAAGCGGACGGTGGTCCTGCCGCCGGGCGGCGGCGCGGCCGCGCCGACGGCGGTGGCCACACGGCTGGACGCCGCCCCGGTACGCCCGCGCCGGGCGGGCCGGAGGGGCCGGACCGGCCGGTTCGTTGCGGCGGGGGTGGCCCTGGCCGTCCTCGGCGCCGGGGCGTGGTGGTACTTCGGGGACGGTGGGCCGGGGGAAGGCCCGCCGGACCTGTACGTGACGATGCCGGTCTGCTCGGAGGTGGCCGCGAAACTGCCGGTGCCGGGGGAACGACGCCCGGACCAGGACCAGTACCTGGACTACTCGGACAACGCGGAGACCAGCTGCTCGTGGAACGACAAGGACGAGCCGCAGTCGGACGGCTGGAACTACCACGCGCATGCGATGGTCCGCTGGGAGCTGCGCCGTAGCGCGGGCGCGAGTGAGAACGGCACGCGACGCCAGGAGGCGGAGTTCGCGGACGACGCGGAGGGCGAACGCCCGGAGAAGGGACTCGACTTCGCGGACGAGGCCTTCTGGAGCGCTCCGAGCAGCGCGGAGACGACGTGCTCGCTGTACGTCCGCAGGGGAAACCTGGTGGTGTACGTGTCCCTGGGCGGGAAGCGGCACCAGGCGGAGACGTGCGAGGGGGAGGCCAAGAAGATCTCGGCGGCGGCGGTGTCGGCGATGCCGAACGCGTCCTGA
- a CDS encoding DUF1304 domain-containing protein, protein MPLTADILVALVALLHAYILVMEMFLWEKETGRRFSGFDAKMARDTAAMAANQGLYNGFLAAGLVWGLIADDPTAFRVRVFFLSCVVIAGLYGAATANRRILFAQALPGALALSAVLVAHY, encoded by the coding sequence ATGCCGCTGACCGCAGACATCCTCGTCGCCCTCGTCGCCCTGCTGCACGCCTACATCCTGGTGATGGAGATGTTCCTGTGGGAGAAGGAGACCGGCCGTCGCTTCTCCGGCTTCGACGCGAAGATGGCGCGCGACACGGCCGCCATGGCCGCCAACCAAGGGCTCTACAACGGCTTCCTCGCCGCCGGGCTCGTCTGGGGCCTCATCGCCGACGACCCGACCGCCTTCCGCGTCCGGGTCTTCTTCCTGTCCTGCGTCGTCATCGCCGGCCTGTACGGCGCCGCCACGGCCAACCGCCGCATCCTCTTCGCCCAGGCCCTCCCCGGCGCGCTCGCCCTCTCCGCCGTCCTCGTCGCCCACTACTGA
- a CDS encoding DUF6113 family protein gives MSPKPPATPAKPTAPTTRTASTVSRNARFAWYAGLAVLGALVGIAGALVQAAWLPGGLVLALLATAALFYGGLRATENQVGVVAGAVGWLVAVILLSLGRPEGDGAFGGGVGELLFLFGGMAIAVMCTTLARVPRPIP, from the coding sequence ATGAGCCCCAAGCCCCCCGCGACGCCGGCGAAGCCCACCGCGCCGACCACGCGCACCGCGTCCACCGTCTCCCGTAACGCCCGATTCGCCTGGTACGCGGGCCTGGCCGTCCTCGGCGCCCTCGTCGGCATCGCGGGCGCCCTCGTCCAAGCCGCCTGGCTCCCCGGCGGCTTGGTCCTCGCCCTCCTTGCGACCGCCGCCCTCTTCTACGGAGGACTGCGAGCCACCGAGAACCAGGTCGGCGTCGTCGCGGGCGCGGTCGGCTGGCTCGTCGCCGTCATCCTGCTCAGCCTCGGACGCCCGGAGGGCGACGGGGCGTTCGGCGGAGGCGTCGGCGAGCTGCTCTTCCTCTTCGGAGGCATGGCGATCGCTGTGATGTGCACCACGCTGGCCCGAGTGCCCCGACCGATCCCGTGA
- the mshB gene encoding N-acetyl-1-D-myo-inositol-2-amino-2-deoxy-alpha-D-glucopyranoside deacetylase — protein sequence MSDLPARRLLLVHAHPDDESINNGATMARYAAEGALVTLVTCTLGEEGEVIPPELAHLAPDRDDRLGPHRVGELAAAMAELGVTDHRFLGGPGRFRDSGMMGVEQNKRANAFWNTDVDTAAPYLVEVIRETRPQVLVTYDPDGGYGHPDHIQAHRVAMRAAELAADPAYRPDLGPAHTIAKIYWNRVPRPVAEAGFARLRAEGSAFPAAAAIDDVPGVVDEDRITAEIDAGPEHTARKSAAMAAHATQVAVDGPFFALSNDLGQPIFTTEYYELVRGVPGAPAGTRETDLFAGVTA from the coding sequence ATGTCCGATCTCCCCGCCCGCCGTCTGCTGCTCGTGCACGCGCACCCGGACGACGAGTCGATCAACAACGGCGCCACCATGGCCAGGTACGCGGCCGAGGGCGCCCTCGTCACCCTGGTCACCTGCACGCTCGGCGAGGAGGGCGAGGTCATCCCGCCCGAACTCGCCCACCTGGCCCCCGACCGGGACGACCGGCTCGGCCCGCACCGGGTCGGCGAACTCGCCGCCGCGATGGCCGAGCTCGGCGTCACCGACCACCGGTTCCTCGGCGGCCCCGGGCGCTTCCGCGACTCCGGAATGATGGGCGTCGAGCAGAACAAGCGGGCCAACGCCTTCTGGAACACGGACGTCGACACCGCCGCCCCGTACCTCGTCGAGGTGATCAGGGAGACCCGCCCGCAGGTCCTCGTCACCTACGACCCCGACGGCGGCTACGGACACCCGGACCACATCCAGGCCCACCGGGTCGCCATGCGCGCCGCGGAACTGGCCGCCGACCCGGCCTACCGCCCCGACCTGGGACCGGCCCACACGATCGCCAAGATCTACTGGAACCGGGTTCCGCGCCCGGTCGCCGAGGCCGGCTTCGCCCGGCTGCGCGCCGAGGGCTCCGCCTTCCCCGCCGCCGCCGCGATCGACGACGTCCCCGGCGTCGTCGACGAGGACCGGATCACCGCCGAGATCGACGCGGGACCGGAGCACACGGCCCGCAAGAGCGCCGCGATGGCCGCGCACGCCACCCAAGTCGCGGTCGACGGCCCGTTCTTCGCCCTCTCGAACGACCTCGGCCAGCCGATCTTCACCACCGAGTACTACGAGTTGGTACGAGGCGTCCCGGGCGCCCCCGCCGGCACCCGCGAGACGGACCTCTTCGCCGGAGTGACCGCATGA
- a CDS encoding prolyl oligopeptidase family serine peptidase translates to MTSSRQQPATPSAGLSFPRRHARTQRFTLGVPRAFSVSPDGERVVFVRAASGVDRTHRLWVLDLPRDGGAPVERVAADPEVLLAGGEEELSPQERARRERSREGSAGVVAYAVDGAVELAAFALSGRLFAAELRAGTARELPVPGPVIDPRPSPDGRLVAYVTEGALRVVGADGSGDRELAVPEEAHVSYGLAEFIASEEMTRDRGHWWSPASDRLLVARVDDRAVRRWWIADPAHPDREPQSVAYPAAGTANADVRLFVMDLDGVRTEVEWDRERYPYLARVHWSAAGAPLLLVQARDQREQLFLAVDPESGETTTVRAERDPVWLEVLPGVPAWTPPGPGPGGTREGRLVRLTDETGARALAVGDEVLTDAALHVRAVLDVGEDDVLVSASAGAEAALPETGEIHVYRVTGEGAERLSEGVGVHGAVRSGAVTVLVSARPEAPGSVARVLRDGEQVAVVASYAQDPLLRARVRLTEAGARRIPCAVLLPSGYEEGDGPLPVLMDPYAGPHGPRVLAAHNAHLTSQWFADQGFAVVVADGRGTPGRSPAWEKAIARDFGPTLDDQVDALQGLAGRFPLDLERVAIRGWSYGGYLAARAVLRRPDVFHAAVVGAPVTDWRLYDTHYTERYLGTPQDDPEVYAAQSLLTDDGLSTPEVPARPMMIVHGLADDNVVVAHALRLSSALLAAGRPHEVLPLSGVTHMTPQEQVAENLLLLQVDFLKRSLGGKRD, encoded by the coding sequence ATGACCTCGTCTCGACAGCAGCCGGCCACACCCTCCGCCGGGCTCTCCTTCCCCCGCCGTCACGCCCGGACCCAGCGGTTCACCCTGGGGGTTCCGCGTGCCTTCTCGGTCTCCCCGGACGGGGAGCGCGTCGTCTTCGTCCGGGCCGCGTCCGGTGTGGACCGTACGCACCGGCTCTGGGTCCTCGACCTGCCCCGCGACGGCGGCGCGCCCGTGGAGCGGGTGGCGGCCGATCCGGAGGTGCTGCTCGCGGGCGGCGAGGAGGAGTTGTCGCCGCAGGAGCGGGCGCGCCGGGAGCGGAGCCGGGAGGGCTCGGCGGGCGTGGTGGCGTACGCGGTGGACGGGGCCGTGGAGTTGGCGGCCTTCGCCCTGTCGGGGCGGCTGTTCGCGGCGGAGCTGCGGGCGGGGACGGCGCGGGAGCTGCCGGTGCCGGGGCCGGTGATCGACCCCCGTCCGTCGCCGGACGGGCGCCTGGTCGCGTACGTGACGGAGGGCGCGCTGCGGGTGGTGGGCGCGGACGGTTCGGGCGACCGGGAGCTGGCCGTTCCGGAGGAGGCGCATGTGTCCTACGGATTGGCCGAATTCATCGCCTCGGAGGAGATGACCCGGGACCGGGGTCACTGGTGGTCTCCCGCCTCGGACCGGCTGCTCGTGGCCCGCGTCGACGACCGGGCGGTACGGCGCTGGTGGATCGCCGACCCCGCGCATCCGGACCGGGAGCCGCAGTCGGTGGCGTACCCGGCGGCGGGCACGGCCAACGCGGACGTGCGGCTGTTCGTCATGGACCTCGACGGGGTCCGCACGGAGGTGGAGTGGGACCGGGAGCGGTATCCGTACCTCGCGCGCGTGCACTGGTCGGCGGCCGGGGCGCCGCTGCTGCTGGTCCAGGCGCGGGACCAGCGGGAGCAGTTGTTCCTCGCGGTGGACCCGGAGTCCGGGGAGACGACGACCGTACGGGCGGAGCGGGACCCGGTGTGGCTGGAGGTGCTGCCGGGGGTGCCGGCGTGGACTCCGCCGGGACCCGGCCCGGGAGGCACCCGCGAGGGGCGGCTCGTACGGCTCACGGACGAGACCGGGGCGCGGGCCCTGGCCGTGGGCGACGAGGTGCTGACGGATGCCGCGCTGCACGTCCGGGCCGTGCTCGACGTCGGGGAGGACGACGTCCTCGTGTCGGCGTCGGCCGGCGCCGAGGCGGCGCTCCCGGAGACCGGCGAGATCCATGTGTACCGGGTGACCGGGGAGGGCGCGGAGCGGCTGTCCGAGGGCGTCGGCGTGCACGGCGCGGTGCGTTCGGGGGCGGTGACCGTCCTGGTGTCGGCGCGGCCGGAGGCGCCGGGGAGCGTGGCCCGGGTGCTGCGGGACGGCGAACAGGTCGCGGTGGTGGCCTCGTACGCCCAGGATCCGTTGCTCCGCGCGCGCGTGCGGCTCACGGAGGCCGGCGCGCGGCGGATCCCTTGCGCGGTGCTGCTGCCCTCGGGGTACGAGGAGGGTGACGGGCCGCTGCCGGTGCTGATGGATCCGTACGCCGGTCCGCACGGGCCGCGGGTGCTCGCCGCGCACAACGCGCATCTGACGTCCCAGTGGTTCGCCGACCAGGGCTTCGCGGTGGTCGTGGCGGACGGGCGGGGCACGCCGGGCCGCTCCCCCGCCTGGGAGAAGGCGATCGCCCGGGACTTCGGGCCGACCCTCGACGACCAGGTGGACGCCCTCCAGGGCCTCGCCGGGCGCTTCCCGCTGGATCTGGAGCGGGTGGCGATCCGCGGCTGGTCGTACGGCGGCTATCTGGCGGCGCGGGCGGTGCTGCGGCGCCCCGACGTCTTCCACGCGGCGGTGGTGGGGGCGCCGGTGACGGACTGGCGGCTGTACGACACCCACTACACCGAGCGGTACCTCGGCACTCCGCAGGACGATCCCGAGGTGTACGCGGCGCAGTCGCTGCTCACCGACGACGGGCTCTCCACGCCGGAGGTGCCCGCGCGGCCGATGATGATCGTCCACGGTCTCGCGGACGACAACGTGGTCGTCGCGCACGCGCTGCGGCTCTCCTCGGCGCTCCTCGCGGCCGGCCGGCCGCACGAGGTGCTGCCGCTGTCCGGGGTCACCCACATGACGCCGCAGGAGCAGGTCGCGGAGAACCTGCTGCTGCTCCAGGTGGACTTCCTGAAGCGGTCCCTCGGCGGGAAGCGGGACTGA